TATAGCTCTATGGGATATagagcccacatgtcagctaCAGCTACTACATAGCAGTATCCGCAGGCAATCCATGTCGCTCAACACAACGCAACCGAGCttgctaagagcaagtttaacagtacagccaactactagctccaatttatctatagtcaatctaatagccaatttatataatagttatctacaaaatattaatatatggtcttacatgtcatacacacgcTGTATCTTAAAGCCCGTGGtatagctggctacaaattagtagtttacttctcttctctctttaaatatgtttatagctggcttatagcctgctattgtacctgctctaattgAAAATTCCAATTCCTCCAGATATACTCCACGTGTTCTCGTTGATCCCGAGGAACGTGAACTTCATCGAGCACACCGGCTACCTAGGCTGGAAAGAGTGAGTACAACCACAACCACACAACTGATAGTTTTGACAAAATAGTTATCATCATCGTATGGTCGTGTTCCGACAAACAGGACATTCGATAGTTTTGACAGAATAGTTAACAAATACGTGATGAAATGGGGGTGCAGGGGGCAGAGGGCGAGGCCGGTGATCGTGGACCCGGGGCTGTACATGGCGCAGAAGCAGGACATCTTCTACGTGGCGCAGCGGCGGGAGCTGCCGACGGCGTTCAAGCTGTTCACCGGGTCGGCGTGGGTGGGGCTCAGCCGGGACTTCGCCGAGTTCATCGTGTGGGGGTGGGACAACCTGCCCCGGACGCTGCTCATGTACTACGCCAACTTCGTCTCCTCGCCGGAGGGCTACTTCCAGACCGTGCTCTGCAACGCGCCGCGCTTCGTGCCCACGGCCGCCAACCACGACCTCCACCACATCCAGTGGgacacgccgccgcgccagcaCCCGCGCGCGCTCACCCTCGCCGACCGCCCCGCCATGGACCGCAGCGGCGCGCCGTTCGCCCGCAAGTTCGCGCGCGACGACCCGGCGCTCGACGCCATCGACGCCGACCTgctcggcggccgcggcggcggccacggcggcaacggcacggccgacgacgccgacgccgacatGTTCGTCCGCGGTGGGTGGTGCGTCGGCGCCGGAGGGGGATGCGACGAGGTCGGCGACGACTGGGTGCTCCGGCCGGGGCCCGGCGCCGCCAGGCTCGACAGGCTCATGGACAGGATCGTCAGGTCGGAGGCCTTCGCCAACAGCCAGTGCAAGTAGCCGAaagctagcttagcttagctgcAGCTCAAGCTCTGATCAGACAAAATCACCATGGTTAATCTGCATCGTGTAATCACTTCGCTTGCCGATTTCCTTGCAAGTTTGTACAAATCATCCAATTAAGCATACTACGTATAGAGACACAGAACAATTGAGAAAGAGAGTATATATGTACTTGGGAATTAACTGTAATCCACTCTGATAATCCGGTCTCAGAAAGGACGAGTGTTTTTGTGGTTCTTTGCTTTACACAACTCTGACGAACAACAGCtgaaaaatgttaaatttcGTACTAACTACGAGTCTGCGactagagcaagtataatagtaggctataaacTGGTTAAATACTTATATAGAGATGGGGATGAGAGAGAGCTTAAACAGGTTGtaagcttgtagccagctCGGTCacaggaaccaagaaactTTGTGAGAGTGACATATAGATTCTGCATTAATAATGAAGAGCTAACTGCTATATGAGTAGGCTAAGAGAAgtctataaaaaatcttatagctagcttgttgactatattattaaccTTGCTCTAAGCGTACTCCATTCTGACGTCGACAAGCTGAAAAATTGCTGCACTCCACGTTGAAACGGTTTAACGTGGCCCCTATGTGCTGGATTAGATTTCTCCGTCAGACATGTGACTTTATCACTAACATGTAAGTCCAACGACACGTCAGTGACAAAGTTACCATATCTTTGAAGACGAGGGATCTTGATCCGTGCAGGATCAGTTTTGCTAGTTTTCGATGCTGATAGGCGCCTGAACCTGAATTTCTGCCCTTTTCGATGGTAACGGGCCACTGAAGAACTCCAACGGTTTTGGGCGAACTGGTGCCCAGTTTTTGTTCCCCCAAAGGTGCTGCTCTCAATTCCAGAGTTTTGGTCagtttcaaacaaaaattccAGAATCTTTGACTTCTAATTGGTGTGCTAAACTACTCctttagagcaagtacaatagcacGCTATAAGcgagctataaacatattttaagaagataagagaggagaaagaagaggaGTGGgcagaaaggagagagaagaggagtaTGCTACTAATTTAGCAGCTGCAGCACAGACTccaatacacaatgtgtgtatgacatgtgggatatgatggtatatgttttgtaggtaactattgtatgggTTGGCTATTACattagctataaataaattagagctaatagttggctataatattgaacttgctcttaggacTCCTCAAAAATGTCGAGGAGTTCCTCCAAACCAAGTAGGCAATTTCAGAGTAAAACTTTTCAGTGGTCTGAATATCCTACTCATCACGGGAGGGGCAACTTCAGACTTTCAGAGTAGAGCTTTACAGTGGGATAAATTCAGCAAACAGCTAATCATGGAGATATGTTTCTGAATAAAAAGGGCTTCATATGAACCCAAGTTATCATTTGTATCTGGGACACATTCAAAAAATCAACCCAACTTCCACATACCTACTTGTTTCAGACTTTAACCAAGGTTTCAGGTAAAATGCTACTGAACAAAAAACTACCTGAAACTGACATCAGGCTACAATCTTTTAACCAAGGTTTCAGGTAAAAAATGCTACTGAACAAAAAACTCCCAGAAACTGACATCAGGCTACAATCTTTCAACCAAGGTttcaggtaaaaaaaatgctactgAACAAAAAAACTCCAGAAACTGACATCAGGCTACAATCTTTCAAGAAAAAGGAACATCACAAGGATAACCCAGAATTTTAGCAAGCAGTGATGTTGATTTCTCAAAAGTAGCATCATACTTAGGAggacataataataaaaggTACAATAATTGTATTAACAACGCCATTTTTCCTGTCCTTGACGGCCTGGAGTCAACTCTGCATaagtttgttttataaaatctTAATATAAATGAGTGATTACGATATATGTAGGCTAATAATGCtgctttttttaaagtaagGCACCTGAATGTGAATGATCTGACactaaatttaacaaaatagaAAAGTAAAAGGGAATCACCATATACAGCTACTATAAACCTGATAAACATCTCCAAGCATCCTACTAGAATACAGGTTCACCCTTTCTATTCAAAAGAACAAAAGGTAAATCTCATGCTAAACTAGGGGGCTTACAGAACCTGATAAAATATCGGCATACAGGATGCTAGTCTACAAGAACTCAGGTGCTATGTGAGGGCTTCAGCTTTTGAATCCAATGCAGAAGTCGCTTTTTCTGATCCTGGCAGGTGCTGTTCTTCAGTGAGTCAAGGCAGCCACCTTGCAAGAGAACAGAATGAAATTCCTCCAGAATTTTAACAATCTGCCAGAAATCAGGCCTCTTCTCAGGCTGCAATGCGCAACATTGCTCAATCAACGGTCTGAGAGCCATTGGACATTCTGGAGGAATTACTGGTCTCGCATGCTGAAAAATTAAACAGAAGGAGAAAAGGGTCACATACGTTTTTAGACATCTGCTCAGCAACAAAATTACTCTTAGGTGTACTCAAATTGAGAAAGAAACAGTTACCCTAGTGGCAACAGCATAAGCCGCCTGGAGAGGGGTTAAGTCATCAAAAGGAATTCTTCCAGATACCATTTCCCACAGGAGTAATCCAAAGCTATAGACGTCAACCTTCCGGTTGTATGCCTTACGCTTGATCATCTCAGGGGCCATCCACCGGTAAGTGCCTTCATCCTCCACTAGAACATCGCACAATGCCTCCTCACAGGCAATCCCAAAATCAGCAATCTTTACACAGAAGTTCTCATCAAAGAGAATGTTCTCTGGCTTAATGTCACGGTGTACAACCCCTTGAGAGTGAATGTACTCCAACCCACGGGCAACATCAAGAGCAATGGATATGATTTTCTCCAGAGGGATAGGGTGATGCTCTGTGCTGTTTAGGTATGACCTCAGGGAACCTCCAGGAAGGAACTCAGTAATGATGTAAAAAACTGGCAGGCATTTATAGAATGCTACTAGCTGCATCACATAAATAAGATCATAAAAGTTAGTCACTATTAGCACAACAACAGTTATTTAGCATTGCAGAGGAATT
This is a stretch of genomic DNA from Oryza brachyantha chromosome 1, ObraRS2, whole genome shotgun sequence. It encodes these proteins:
- the LOC102703917 gene encoding beta-glucuronosyltransferase GlcAT14A-like produces the protein MPASSMHGGGGSEQQHSPTTSGMTPRGGSDHYSPLATSTPTKQSPRGGGVAAWSSLLPSGAAAALESRGALAAAFSVFLFLAVTLTVTTSSSLSVAASLSAFFPSSRGAGFVEAHAQQQQQAPPSPPPGAGVARLAYLVSGSKGDLDRLWRTLHALYHPRNLYVVHLDREAPVAERLELAARVANSSMFRRVGNVEVIRRANMVTYRGPTMVSNTLHACAILLRRSRDWDWFINLSASDYPLMTQDDILHVFSLIPRNVNFIEHTGYLGWKEGQRARPVIVDPGLYMAQKQDIFYVAQRRELPTAFKLFTGSAWVGLSRDFAEFIVWGWDNLPRTLLMYYANFVSSPEGYFQTVLCNAPRFVPTAANHDLHHIQWDTPPRQHPRALTLADRPAMDRSGAPFARKFARDDPALDAIDADLLGGRGGGHGGNGTADDADADMFVRGGWCVGAGGGCDEVGDDWVLRPGPGAARLDRLMDRIVRSEAFANSQCK